A single Candidatus Fusobacterium pullicola DNA region contains:
- a CDS encoding helix-turn-helix domain-containing protein, with protein MILAKKVRLYPTKEQEQKLWQSIGTARFIYNYTIAKQEEN; from the coding sequence ATGATTCTAGCGAAAAAAGTTAGACTTTATCCAACTAAAGAGCAAGAACAAAAATTATGGCAATCTATAGGAACTGCGAGATTTATCTATAACTATACTATCGCAAAACAAGAAGAAAACT